From Felis catus isolate Fca126 chromosome B4, F.catus_Fca126_mat1.0, whole genome shotgun sequence:
GCTTTGGATGCGATCGTTTCTCTTGCGTTTACCGTGAGGTTCTGTCCCTAATGGGGTCTACCCGCCCGCCCCACGAGCTGGCTCAGTCTCAGCGCTAAGGTGCACTACGGAAGGGACAGGACAGAGACTAGTGCTTGAGATCTCCTGTGGCACGACGCGAAAATTAAATGGTAGGGGATTCTGTCCTCCAACACCAAATACAACCGGATTTAGGAAGAACGAGAGGATGTGCAATTCGCTGCAAAGTTTCTCATCTGTCTAGGAGGAAATCTAGCATTTGCCCTTCCACTTTCGTTGAGAGACGTGTCAGCTGATCTCTCAAGTGCAGGTGTGGAGAGACACCTGTGTTGATCCATCTTTTGCTTTTACACCATAGCTCCgttttccaaaaatatatatgtatgtacatatatatacttcaGATTTACAGGGAATATTTTTTTGTGAACAAGACAAACATTGTCAACAGAAGTCACGAGTGTCTCCTCAGGAGACCTCAATGATCTCCATGCTGCCTGAAAAGCTAGACTGGCTGCCCACCTTCCCCAGCTCTTCCCGCGACCTGTTCTCGGACATGATGCTCTCGCCAAACTCCATCTGGCAGCTTCTGCGTTTAAACTGCTTTTCAAAGGGGCTCTCTTCGTGCCAGCTCCGCCGCGAGTCGGGCCTGTCGCCTGGCTTGTGCCGCCTGCGCACGGAGTACGCTTGGTCGCTGCCGGTGGGCAGCTGGCTGCAGCTGTAGGCCGAGTAGCCGGCGCTGCCCCCGTACATGGCGGAGGCAGAGTAGAAGCGCGAGGGCTCCGTGGCAAAATACCAGCTGTTGGCCAGGGAAGGGGCGGAGGTCTGGGGAGCCAAGATATCTGAGTGCCAGCCCTTGAGGCCCAGCCCGGCGGCAGACTTGGCGAGGTGCTGCTGGCTGGCGGACAGGCCCAAGAGGAAGCTGGTGTGGCAGTTGTCCTCCACGCTCCCGCTTCGGTGCAGCGGGGAGAAGAGGGACCGCTGGGCGGCGCCACCGCCCGTCGCTCGCACCGAATGCAGCCGCTTGCCCTGGCTCTCTGCGGGCCTGGCGGGCTGAGGCTTCTTGGGGAGGTTGGCTTCCTCCTTGTCGGGGCTGGTTTCTGGAGTCTGCTCCGACACCTCCTCGACCGGAGAGAACTGGCAGAGCTTGCCAGTCCCATCCAGAGCCGCGGAGGGTTTGTAGTATTCCAGAGCATCCTCTGACGAGGGGAAACCGTGCAAGGATGCGGCCACGCTGGCCGAGTACGAGACGGACTTGATGTCCAGAGAGAAGGAGCGCTTGAGCTTCCTGCTGTCCTCCAGCTTGCCGGACGGCAGGTGCAGTCCGCTCAGCGCCTGGACCAGCGGGCCGTCCTCCGGCAGCGGCGGCTGCGAGCCGGGCGCGCTGGCAGGGTGCGCGGGCCTTTGCCCTGCCGCCTCTGAGGTAGCGGAGTTGGCACAGGGTGGACCGAGGCACATCTCGCTCTTCTGTCCGCCCTCGGAGACCGCGGGCACAGGTTCATTTGGCTTCTCCAGGTGCAGCAGCTTGAGTTTGCTCTTTGGCCCTGATGTGCCGGTCTGGTTCTTAATCTTCTTCTCGTAGTCCAGGAGTTGGCCCAGAAAATTGAAGTTTGGAGATATGGtaggtcttttttctttcacaaatctacgaagagaggaaagaaacaaaaacctcaaaGTTTACAACTACACTTTATCTTAAGAACAGTGTTAAATCAGAGTACTAAGTGAATAAATAAGATAGGAAAATATTAGAGCGTCCCAAATACCTATGGAAGATGACTGGCTTAAAAGTTCAAGGTGGAGAATAAAAGGGCCTTTGCACTGGGATAGCTTTATACCACGTCCTTGGAGCATGCTAGAAAGAGAGGGCCCAGGGCCCAGAAGCTCTAGTTTTAGCCAGCTTGTTTCCAAGGACCCAAGGTTTCCAATACAACAGTAAGAGAGGATTCCGTCCTCCCCACCGACTCAGGCTGGTGCTGCCCTCAGAAGTACGGTGTGACAGCCACTCTCCCGCTTCAGTTTCCCAATATCAGGCCTTCTCAAAGTCCTCATAGTCACTTCCTCAGGACATTTCATATGTTTAATTAAGGACCAGAAAAGCAAGTATCAGATGGCCACAGCCTCAAAGCACACACCTGAGCTCCTTCTCTTTGTATCCAGCACCACAGCCAGCACGACAGAATCATCAGCCGTCAGCTGGCCTCTGTGTGCTAAGCACTAGGCCAATGCATTAAACAGAGTATTATATTCGGTTCCCCAAACTCACACAGCCGGAATTCAAAACCAGGTCTCATGTCTGCATCCATTTTTGTAACCACTGTGTTAAAAAAGAATCTTCAAGGGGTAAAAACTAGTAATAAATAGCTTTTCTATTTAATTGTGGAAACATAGACTCCTAGAGATAGTGGAAAAATCCTTCGATGGTTTCTAACCTTCATGGACACACCTCAGAAGATGCAGGAGTGAAACTACAttgaaaatttgtatttgaatatggagaaaaatcaaACTCCTTGGAGATCAAGTAAACCTAAAGCAAATTAACAGAGCCAGAGACAACTGGCTCAACTGTAGCAAGTACAAATGCAGGGTCCTCATAGTAAGACTTCGAAACATGACATAACAGTGCTTTTGCTT
This genomic window contains:
- the DUSP16 gene encoding dual specificity protein phosphatase 16; amino-acid sequence: MAHEMIGTQIVTERLVALLESGTEKVLLIDSRPFVEYNTSHILEAININCSKLMKRRLQQDKVLITELIQHSAKHKVDIDCSQKVVVYDQSSQDVASLSSDCFLTVLLGKLEKSFSSVHLLAGGFAEFSRCFPGLCEGKSAVVPTCISQPCLPVANIGPTRILPNLYLGCQRDVLNKELMQQNGIGYVLNASNTCPKPDFIPESHFLRVPVNDSFCEKILPWLDKSVDFIEKAKACNGCVLVHCLAGVSRSATIAIAYIMKRMNMSLDEAYRFVKEKRPTISPNFNFLGQLLDYEKKIKNQTGTSGPKSKLKLLHLEKPNEPVPAVSEGGQKSEMCLGPPCANSATSEAAGQRPAHPASAPGSQPPLPEDGPLVQALSGLHLPSGKLEDSRKLKRSFSLDIKSVSYSASVAASLHGFPSSEDALEYYKPSAALDGTGKLCQFSPVEEVSEQTPETSPDKEEANLPKKPQPARPAESQGKRLHSVRATGGGAAQRSLFSPLHRSGSVEDNCHTSFLLGLSASQQHLAKSAAGLGLKGWHSDILAPQTSAPSLANSWYFATEPSRFYSASAMYGGSAGYSAYSCSQLPTGSDQAYSVRRRHKPGDRPDSRRSWHEESPFEKQFKRRSCQMEFGESIMSENRSREELGKVGSQSSFSGSMEIIEVS